A genome region from Paludisphaera rhizosphaerae includes the following:
- the nuoD gene encoding NADH dehydrogenase (quinone) subunit D, whose protein sequence is MPVNLLDEPELDSEAKQATWTLNFGPQHPATHTTLRLILELDGERIVKATPHIGYLHSGFEKLGEHLNYNQYVTIVDRKNYISPPMNEVAWHHTVEKLLGVELTPRCQYIRVIIGELGRISDHLLCTGAAALDLGAFTAFLYAFNLREQIYDVYEEMSGYRFHPGYTRVGGVLYDFNDRVLDRIKRVLTSFVKVYSDMSKLLFRNRIFLDRMRGVGKLSKADAIGMSCTGPVARASGVHVDLRKDAPYLAYPEFDFEVPYCEEGDCWARFMVRMEEMKQSVRIIEQAMAKLPSGPVNLPIAEKLNIPDKATTYNSMEGLIQHFELVMPNRGFESPVDEVYAAVEGPNGELGYYLVADGTEFGWRVRTRPPSFIHFSVFPHIIKNHMLADIVAVLGSLSIIAAELDR, encoded by the coding sequence ATGCCGGTCAACCTGCTCGACGAGCCCGAACTGGACAGCGAGGCCAAGCAGGCCACCTGGACCCTGAACTTCGGCCCCCAGCATCCGGCCACGCACACCACGCTGCGCCTGATCCTGGAGCTGGACGGCGAGCGGATCGTCAAGGCGACGCCGCACATTGGCTACCTGCACTCGGGCTTCGAGAAGCTCGGCGAGCACCTGAACTACAACCAGTACGTCACGATCGTCGACCGTAAGAACTACATCAGCCCACCGATGAACGAGGTGGCCTGGCATCACACGGTCGAAAAACTGCTGGGCGTCGAACTGACCCCCCGGTGTCAGTACATCCGGGTCATCATCGGCGAGCTGGGTCGGATCTCCGACCACCTCCTCTGCACGGGGGCCGCGGCGCTCGACCTGGGGGCGTTCACCGCGTTCCTCTACGCGTTCAACCTCCGCGAGCAGATCTACGACGTCTACGAGGAGATGTCGGGCTATCGCTTCCATCCCGGCTACACGCGGGTCGGCGGCGTGCTCTACGACTTCAACGATCGCGTCCTGGACAGGATCAAGCGAGTGCTGACCTCGTTTGTGAAGGTCTACTCGGACATGAGCAAGCTCCTCTTCCGCAACCGGATCTTCCTGGACCGGATGCGGGGGGTCGGCAAGCTCAGCAAGGCCGACGCGATCGGGATGTCCTGCACGGGCCCCGTGGCCCGGGCCAGCGGCGTTCACGTCGACCTGCGGAAAGACGCCCCCTACCTGGCGTACCCCGAGTTCGACTTCGAGGTTCCCTACTGCGAGGAAGGGGACTGCTGGGCTCGCTTCATGGTCCGCATGGAGGAGATGAAGCAGAGCGTCCGGATCATCGAGCAGGCGATGGCCAAGCTGCCGAGCGGGCCGGTGAACCTGCCGATCGCCGAGAAGCTGAACATCCCCGACAAGGCGACGACCTACAACAGCATGGAAGGCCTGATCCAGCACTTCGAGCTGGTCATGCCCAACCGCGGGTTCGAGTCGCCCGTGGACGAGGTGTATGCGGCCGTCGAGGGCCCCAACGGCGAGCTGGGTTATTACCTGGTGGCCGACGGGACCGAGTTCGGCTGGCGGGTCCGCACCCGGCCCCCCTCGTTCATCCACTTCTCGGTCTTCCCGCACATCATCAAGAACCACATGCTCGCCGATATCGTGGCTGTGCTCGGTAGCCTGAGCATCATCGCCGCCGAGCTCGACCGTTGA